In Rhodospirillum rubrum ATCC 11170, a genomic segment contains:
- the cas6 gene encoding CRISPR system precrRNA processing endoribonuclease RAMP protein Cas6, with the protein MLGFDPIDWMAVPGSLANDLQRRLRGVVVSPRRLSLLTPGVNATIPMLRGVWGCALHDRDRETYATVFEGLGPDGDPSDRRPLYVLRPAPADPRDAPALEWISLGGALAHDSVLLDAWMDAADRGLGPRRHPFGFRAMRHLRADGSCGGVAPAALPLAPLPWPLAGPPADTPCRLTFHVPLRLMRKGRLILCPTLGDIVAVGLRRLADLAGSAAEGEALRALQPALLETAHAVAVRPWQGESAILQRYSANQGEIEMNGVRGTLAFPFGPGALWPLLVALSWVHLGKGTVFGLGQPILEDL; encoded by the coding sequence ATGCTTGGCTTTGATCCCATTGATTGGATGGCGGTTCCCGGCTCGTTGGCGAACGACTTGCAACGGCGGTTGCGCGGGGTTGTGGTGTCGCCGCGCCGGCTGTCTTTGCTGACGCCGGGCGTGAACGCCACCATTCCCATGCTGCGCGGGGTCTGGGGATGCGCCCTGCATGACCGCGACCGGGAAACCTATGCCACGGTGTTCGAGGGTCTGGGGCCCGATGGCGATCCCAGTGACCGGCGGCCGCTTTATGTGTTGCGCCCAGCCCCGGCCGACCCGCGCGACGCCCCGGCCCTGGAGTGGATCAGCCTGGGCGGCGCCCTGGCCCACGACAGCGTGTTGCTCGACGCCTGGATGGATGCGGCCGACCGTGGCCTTGGACCGCGCCGCCACCCTTTCGGATTTCGCGCGATGCGCCACCTGCGCGCCGATGGGTCCTGCGGGGGCGTAGCGCCCGCGGCGCTGCCGCTGGCTCCCCTGCCCTGGCCGCTGGCCGGTCCCCCGGCCGACACGCCCTGCCGGCTGACGTTCCATGTGCCTTTGCGCCTGATGCGCAAGGGGCGGCTGATCCTTTGCCCGACGCTGGGCGATATCGTCGCCGTCGGCCTGCGCCGTTTGGCCGATCTGGCGGGCAGCGCCGCCGAGGGCGAAGCCCTGCGCGCCCTGCAACCCGCCCTGCTGGAAACCGCCCATGCCGTGGCCGTTCGCCCTTGGCAGGGGGAAAGCGCCATCTTGCAGCGCTATTCCGCCAATCAGGGCGAGATTGAAATGAATGGCGTGCGGGGAACCCTGGCGTTTCCCTTCGGTCCCGGGGCCCTTTGGCCGCTGCTGGTCGCCTTGAGCTGGGTTCACCTAGGCAAAGGCACGGTCTTTGGCCTGGGGCAGCCGATCCTCGAAGACCTGTAA
- the cas2 gene encoding CRISPR-associated endonuclease Cas2, with protein MVWWDDPDDAFCEDPFDPEGDYGALQVGKQPMNRYVICYDIVDDKRRLKVAKCLDSYGSRVQFSVFEVLVSKPLMTRMVRELGALINAKTDRISIYPQCATCDARRTDLGATVEKPVHEPWIIV; from the coding sequence ATGGTTTGGTGGGACGATCCCGACGACGCCTTCTGCGAAGATCCCTTCGATCCCGAAGGAGATTACGGCGCCTTGCAGGTGGGGAAACAGCCGATGAACCGCTATGTGATCTGTTATGACATCGTCGATGACAAACGCCGGCTCAAAGTCGCCAAATGCCTTGATAGCTATGGCAGCCGGGTTCAGTTCAGCGTGTTCGAAGTGCTGGTGTCCAAGCCGCTGATGACCCGCATGGTCCGCGAACTGGGCGCGCTGATCAACGCCAAAACCGATCGCATCAGTATTTACCCCCAATGCGCGACCTGCGACGCCCGCCGCACCGATCTGGGCGCCACCGTTGAAAAGCCGGTTCACGAACCGTGGATCATCGTTTAA
- the cas1 gene encoding CRISPR-associated endonuclease Cas1: protein MTTLYVTQPGSVVRSEGGSLTVWVETEADDPGPNDSPVRRKRLASVEPHRLESLVLLGFTTITANAMRLCMANKIAVSLLDGGGGLAARVVPPEARSADLRLHQYALHLDPPERLIRARAVVTAKLRNAAAVLRGIRSNQASSAALASAITQTEASAEAAAAAVSAESLLGIEGNGAHQYFAGLRTAFVGGIPFLGRAQRPPPDPANSLLSFGYVLLGNRLTGLLEARGVDPCLGFFHDLRPGRPSLALDLLEELRHPVVDRLALRICNLRKIQPQHFEPDAERPGGVKLTVDGRKIFLEEWEGHLARPLREPGVAAEHRLDVHRLLQRQVDRLVSDLRGGEPYRPFRFGTSRPG from the coding sequence ATGACCACCCTTTACGTCACCCAGCCCGGCTCGGTCGTGCGCTCCGAAGGGGGATCGCTGACGGTTTGGGTGGAGACCGAGGCCGACGATCCCGGCCCCAATGACTCGCCCGTGCGCCGCAAACGTCTGGCCTCGGTCGAACCCCACCGGCTGGAAAGCCTTGTTCTTCTTGGCTTCACCACCATCACCGCCAATGCCATGCGCCTGTGCATGGCCAATAAGATCGCCGTCTCGCTTCTTGACGGCGGCGGGGGATTGGCCGCCCGCGTCGTGCCACCCGAGGCCCGCTCGGCCGACCTGCGCCTGCACCAATACGCCCTTCACTTGGACCCGCCCGAGCGGCTGATCCGCGCCCGCGCCGTCGTCACCGCCAAATTGCGCAATGCGGCGGCGGTTCTGCGCGGCATCCGCAGCAATCAGGCCTCCAGCGCCGCTTTGGCCAGCGCGATCACCCAAACCGAGGCCAGCGCCGAGGCGGCGGCGGCGGCCGTTTCGGCGGAAAGCCTGCTGGGAATCGAAGGCAATGGCGCCCATCAATATTTCGCCGGTCTGCGCACGGCCTTCGTCGGTGGCATTCCCTTTCTTGGACGGGCCCAACGCCCACCCCCCGACCCGGCCAATTCCCTGCTGTCCTTTGGCTATGTCTTGCTGGGCAATCGGCTGACCGGCCTGCTGGAAGCCCGGGGTGTCGATCCCTGCCTGGGCTTCTTTCACGATCTGCGACCGGGACGGCCGTCGTTAGCCCTGGATCTGCTGGAAGAACTGCGCCACCCGGTGGTTGATCGCCTGGCCCTGCGGATCTGCAATCTGCGCAAGATCCAGCCCCAGCATTTCGAACCCGACGCCGAGCGCCCGGGCGGAGTCAAACTCACGGTCGACGGCCGCAAGATCTTTCTGGAGGAATGGGAAGGCCACCTTGCCCGCCCCTTGCGCGAACCGGGCGTGGCCGCCGAGCACCGCCTTGACGTGCACCGCCTGCTTCAGCGTCAGGTCGACCGTCTGGTCAGCGACCTGCGCGGCGGCGAACCCTATCGCCCGTTCCGCTTTGGCACCAGCCGCCCGGGCTGA
- the kdpF gene encoding K(+)-transporting ATPase subunit F, with protein sequence MAFDLILGAVVALGLLGYLGYVLVRPEKF encoded by the coding sequence ATGGCTTTCGACCTTATCCTGGGGGCCGTGGTGGCCTTGGGCCTGCTGGGGTATCTCGGCTATGTCCTGGTCCGACCCGAGAAATTTTAG
- the kdpA gene encoding potassium-transporting ATPase subunit KdpA yields the protein MDANAILQVVLFCAIILGLTPLLGGYMARVFSGERVLLSVVFGPLERGLYRLSGVRPKEEQHWAAYALSMLVFNLAGLLGLYLILRVQGWLPLNPAGLGAVAPDLAFNTAVSFVTNTNWQAYGGESTLSYFSQMVGLTVQNFVSAATGIAVLVALIRGFARRSARTLGNFWVDLTRTVLYLLLPLAFVTALVLVWQGAPQTLGDYVQAAPLEGGSQVIALGPVASQEAIKQLGSNGGGFFSVNSAHPFENPTPLSNLIEMVLLLAVAAGLTNTFGRMVGDTRQGWALFAAMSLMFVVGLGVTLWQESAANPAMVVAGIEAGGGNMEGKEVRLGVANSAIWAVATTAASNGSVNAMHDSFMPLAGMVPMINMMLGEVIFGGVGAGLYGMLIFVMVTVFIAGLMVGRTPEYLGKKIEAREMKLAVISLLVPPLCILGFGAVALTWPQAAASVQDPGPHGLTEALYAYVSGTANNGSAFAGFAANVFPHNLMIGLAMLIGRFLVILPVLAIAGSLGAKKIVPVSAGTFPTHGGLFIGLLVGVIVVVGGLTYFPVLALGPILEQLMLRSGSLF from the coding sequence ATGGACGCCAACGCCATTCTTCAGGTCGTTCTGTTTTGCGCGATCATTCTTGGGCTGACGCCGCTGCTCGGCGGCTATATGGCCCGGGTTTTCAGCGGCGAGCGGGTTTTGCTCTCGGTGGTCTTCGGACCGCTCGAGCGCGGCCTGTACAGGCTAAGCGGGGTGCGCCCCAAGGAGGAGCAGCATTGGGCGGCCTATGCGCTGTCGATGCTGGTCTTCAATCTGGCGGGCCTGCTTGGGCTCTATCTGATCTTGCGCGTCCAGGGCTGGTTGCCGCTCAATCCGGCGGGCCTGGGCGCCGTCGCCCCCGATCTCGCCTTCAATACCGCCGTTAGCTTCGTGACCAATACCAACTGGCAGGCCTATGGCGGCGAAAGCACGCTGTCGTATTTCTCGCAGATGGTCGGGCTGACGGTGCAGAATTTCGTTTCGGCGGCGACCGGCATCGCCGTGCTGGTGGCCTTGATCCGCGGCTTCGCCCGGCGCTCGGCCCGCACGCTCGGCAATTTCTGGGTCGATCTCACCCGCACCGTCCTTTACCTGCTGCTGCCGCTCGCCTTCGTCACCGCCCTGGTTCTGGTTTGGCAGGGCGCGCCGCAAACCCTTGGCGATTATGTCCAGGCCGCGCCGCTCGAGGGCGGCTCCCAGGTGATCGCCCTGGGGCCGGTGGCCTCGCAAGAGGCGATCAAGCAGCTTGGCTCGAACGGCGGCGGCTTCTTTTCGGTCAATTCCGCCCATCCCTTCGAGAACCCGACGCCGCTGTCCAATCTGATCGAGATGGTTCTGCTGCTGGCGGTGGCCGCCGGTCTGACCAACACCTTTGGCCGCATGGTCGGCGACACCCGCCAGGGCTGGGCGCTTTTCGCCGCCATGTCCTTGATGTTCGTCGTCGGCCTTGGCGTGACACTCTGGCAGGAATCCGCGGCTAATCCGGCGATGGTCGTCGCCGGCATCGAGGCCGGCGGCGGCAATATGGAAGGCAAGGAGGTGCGCCTGGGCGTGGCCAATTCGGCGATCTGGGCGGTGGCGACGACGGCGGCCTCCAACGGTTCGGTCAATGCCATGCATGACAGCTTCATGCCGCTTGCGGGCATGGTGCCGATGATCAACATGATGCTGGGCGAGGTGATCTTCGGCGGGGTCGGCGCCGGTCTTTACGGCATGCTGATCTTCGTCATGGTCACCGTGTTCATCGCCGGGCTGATGGTTGGGCGAACCCCCGAATATCTGGGTAAGAAGATCGAGGCCCGCGAGATGAAGCTGGCGGTGATCTCGCTGCTGGTGCCGCCCCTGTGCATCCTGGGCTTCGGCGCCGTCGCGCTCACCTGGCCCCAGGCGGCCGCCTCGGTGCAAGATCCCGGCCCCCATGGCCTGACCGAGGCGCTGTACGCCTATGTCTCGGGAACGGCCAACAACGGCTCGGCCTTTGCCGGCTTCGCCGCCAATGTCTTCCCCCATAATCTGATGATCGGCCTGGCGATGCTGATCGGGCGCTTCCTGGTGATCTTGCCCGTTCTTGCCATCGCCGGGTCCCTGGGCGCCAAGAAGATCGTTCCGGTTTCGGCCGGCACCTTCCCCACCCATGGCGGGCTGTTCATCGGCCTGCTGGTCGGGGTGATCGTCGTCGTCGGCGGCCTGACCTATTTCCCCGTCCTCGCCCTGGGTCCGATCCTCGAGCAGCTTATGCTCAGATCGGGCAGCCTTTTCTGA
- the kdpB gene encoding potassium-transporting ATPase subunit KdpB, with product MSIHRPRHAALFERALVVPAARNAVLKLDPRSLIANPVMFVTAVVAVLSTVLFVRDLIHGLGPVAVEGQIALWLWFTVLFANFAEAMAEGRGKAQADSLRKTRTETLARKLSSPTATAEQSVSAASLRSGDLVVCEAGDVIPGDGDVIVGIATVDESPITGESAPVIRESGGDRSAVTGGTRVVSDRIVVRITVNPGESFLDRMINLVEGAKRQKTPNEIALTILLVGLTLIFLLVVASLPAFAAFSGAMIPVVFLLALFVTLIPTTIGGLLSAIGIAGMDRLVTFNVIAKSGRAVEAAGDIDVLLLDKTGTITLGSRQAAEFLPVSGINERDLAEAAFLSSLEDQTPEGKSIVALARQRFGFTGGEGTAMRFIPFTAQTRMSGVDFGDSEIRKGASDAVLAYLQAHGGPGAARDLVSAVERVAKSGGTPLVVARDNRALGVVHLKDIVKPGIRERFATLRDMGIRTVMVTGDNPLTAAAIAAEAGVDDVLAEATPERKLELIRKEQAEGRLVAMCGDGSNDAPALAQADVGVAMNTGTQAAREAGNMVDLESDPTKLIEIVMIGKQLLMSRGSLTTFSIANDVAKYFAIIPALFLASFPQLQALNVMGLSSPQSAILSAIIFNALVIIALIPLALKGVAYRPAAAADLLRRNLLIYGLGGLAAPFIGIKVIDMLVTAVGLA from the coding sequence ATGAGCATCCATCGCCCCAGGCATGCCGCGCTGTTCGAGCGCGCCCTGGTCGTGCCCGCCGCCCGCAACGCGGTCTTGAAGCTCGACCCGCGAAGCCTGATCGCCAATCCGGTGATGTTCGTCACCGCCGTCGTCGCTGTGCTCTCCACCGTGCTGTTCGTGCGCGACCTGATCCATGGCCTCGGCCCCGTCGCCGTCGAGGGGCAGATCGCCCTGTGGCTGTGGTTCACCGTGCTCTTTGCCAATTTCGCCGAGGCGATGGCCGAGGGCCGGGGCAAGGCCCAGGCCGACTCCTTGCGCAAGACGCGTACCGAAACCTTGGCGCGCAAGCTCTCCAGCCCGACGGCCACCGCCGAGCAAAGCGTCTCGGCGGCCAGCTTGCGCAGCGGCGATCTGGTGGTCTGCGAAGCCGGCGACGTCATCCCCGGCGACGGCGATGTGATCGTCGGCATCGCCACGGTCGATGAATCGCCGATCACCGGCGAATCCGCCCCGGTCATCCGCGAAAGCGGCGGCGATCGCTCGGCGGTCACCGGCGGCACCCGGGTGGTGTCGGACCGCATCGTCGTGCGCATCACCGTCAATCCCGGCGAGTCCTTTCTGGATCGCATGATCAATTTGGTCGAAGGGGCCAAGCGCCAGAAGACCCCCAACGAAATCGCCCTGACTATCTTGCTTGTCGGATTGACGCTGATCTTCCTGCTGGTGGTCGCCAGCCTGCCGGCCTTCGCCGCCTTCTCGGGGGCGATGATCCCGGTGGTCTTCCTGCTCGCCCTGTTCGTCACCCTGATTCCCACCACCATCGGCGGCCTGCTTTCGGCCATCGGCATCGCCGGCATGGACCGGCTGGTCACCTTCAACGTCATCGCCAAATCCGGCCGGGCGGTCGAGGCGGCGGGCGATATCGACGTGCTGCTGCTCGATAAAACCGGCACCATCACCCTGGGCAGCCGCCAAGCCGCCGAATTCCTGCCGGTTTCGGGCATCAACGAGCGCGATCTGGCCGAGGCCGCCTTCTTGTCATCGCTGGAGGATCAGACGCCCGAGGGCAAGTCGATCGTCGCCCTGGCCCGCCAGCGCTTCGGCTTCACCGGGGGCGAGGGCACGGCGATGCGCTTCATTCCCTTTACCGCCCAAACACGGATGAGCGGCGTCGATTTCGGCGATAGCGAAATCCGCAAGGGGGCCTCGGACGCCGTGCTCGCCTATCTTCAGGCCCATGGCGGACCGGGGGCGGCGCGCGATCTGGTCTCCGCCGTCGAACGCGTCGCCAAAAGCGGCGGCACGCCGCTGGTCGTCGCCCGCGATAATCGGGCCCTTGGCGTGGTCCATCTGAAGGACATCGTCAAGCCGGGCATCCGCGAGCGCTTCGCCACCTTGCGCGACATGGGCATCCGCACGGTGATGGTCACTGGCGACAATCCGCTGACCGCGGCCGCCATCGCCGCCGAGGCCGGGGTTGACGACGTGCTGGCCGAGGCCACCCCCGAGCGCAAGCTGGAACTGATCCGCAAGGAACAGGCCGAGGGACGGCTGGTCGCCATGTGCGGCGACGGCTCCAACGACGCCCCGGCCCTGGCCCAGGCCGATGTCGGCGTGGCGATGAACACCGGTACCCAGGCGGCGCGCGAAGCCGGCAATATGGTCGATCTGGAAAGCGATCCGACCAAGCTGATCGAAATCGTCATGATCGGTAAACAGCTGCTGATGAGCCGGGGCTCTTTGACCACCTTTTCCATCGCCAATGATGTCGCCAAGTATTTCGCCATCATCCCGGCGCTGTTCCTGGCCAGCTTTCCCCAGCTTCAGGCCCTGAACGTCATGGGGTTGTCGAGCCCGCAAAGCGCCATTCTCTCGGCGATCATCTTCAACGCCCTGGTCATCATCGCCCTGATCCCGCTGGCCCTGAAAGGCGTCGCCTATCGCCCGGCCGCCGCGGCCGATCTGTTGCGGCGCAATCTGTTGATCTACGGTCTGGGCGGCCTTGCCGCGCCCTTCATCGGCATCAAGGTGATCGATATGCTGGTCACCGCCGTCGGTTTGGCCTGA
- the kdpC gene encoding potassium-transporting ATPase subunit KdpC: MLRTLRPALVLFAALTLLTGVAYPLAVTGLAQVLFPEQANGSLIERGGTVIGSALIAQAFTGEAYFHPRPSMAGTGYEANNSGASNLGPTNQGLVDQVAARITAAKEANPGNYGGVPADLVTASGSGLDPHISQAAARWQAARVAKARGLDLQRAVALVYEFTSPRQLGILGEPRVNVLAINLALDERFPLAH, from the coding sequence ATGCTGCGCACCCTGCGTCCCGCCCTGGTTCTGTTCGCCGCCCTCACCCTGTTGACCGGTGTCGCCTATCCCTTGGCCGTCACCGGGCTGGCCCAGGTTCTGTTTCCCGAGCAGGCCAATGGCAGCCTGATCGAGCGCGGCGGCACGGTCATCGGCTCGGCCCTGATCGCCCAGGCCTTCACCGGCGAGGCCTATTTCCACCCCCGTCCGTCGATGGCCGGTACGGGCTATGAGGCCAATAACTCCGGGGCCTCGAACCTCGGGCCGACCAATCAGGGGCTGGTCGATCAGGTCGCCGCCCGCATCACCGCCGCCAAGGAGGCCAATCCGGGCAATTACGGCGGGGTTCCGGCCGATCTGGTGACCGCCTCGGGTAGCGGCCTTGATCCCCATATCTCGCAGGCGGCGGCGCGCTGGCAGGCCGCCCGGGTGGCCAAGGCCCGGGGTCTTGATCTTCAGCGCGCGGTCGCCCTGGTCTATGAGTTCACCTCGCCCCGGCAACTGGGTATTCTGGGGGAACCCAGGGTCAATGTTCTGGCGATCAATCTGGCGCTCGACGAGCGGTTTCCGCTGGCCCACTGA
- a CDS encoding sensor histidine kinase codes for MAPADRENRPSPDALLAEAHREGRGKLKIFLGAAPGVGKTYAMLEAARERARDGVDVAVAVVETHGRRETEALVHGLDVVPKRTLEYRGRDFEEMDLDGVLARRPALALVDELAHTNISGSRHLKRWQDVQELLDVGIDVYTTLNVQHLESLNDVVERISGVRVRETLPDSVLQQADEIKLIDLAPEDLLKRLEEGKVYVPDQARRAANAFFSRGNLTALREMALRQAAERVDAQMISYMHAHAIQGPWPARERLMACIGDDLAAESVVRLAARSAERRQAPWIAVYIETARHLSLSEEVKDRIARALRLAEELGGEATTVQGDDVVAEVLSFAKARNITQIIIGRPRRHRQRWFGGGDTAKALLARAEAFNVTVIGRENASPSPIARIRRDMPKDWLGYGLATLAVALATGFSVLIDMWMPVPNISVAYLMAVLLVAMRLGLAPSIFASLLSFLIYSFLFTEPRLTLAITDSHNILTMVFFLVAAVIVSNLGSRLREQVQATRLSARRTGTLYDFSRKIAAAATQDDVLWAVVHHVASTIHGQSLILLPENDRLAIKAGYPPEDTLDDKAAAAAEWAWTHGTRAGAGSATLPTSPWLFLPLKTVRGPVGVMGVQMAGAGIPPPSEARLLETLADQAAVAIERTALVADIEAARVAGERDRLRTALLSSLSHDLRTPLVSIMGSASALVNYQDTLSDDAERELALTIQDEAERLNRFVQNLLDMTKLGAGALKPRIDWADFRDIVGGALERAKRLIGQRKVRIDLSDDFPLLCVDSVLMEQVVFNLIDNACKYTPPGSAITVWGRPRRDKVVVEICDQGPGIPEADREQVFDMFYRVKAQDAQIAGTGLGLAICRGLVEAHGGTIAAEPGINDCGTCIVITLPLLVEPELLGAEEKV; via the coding sequence ATGGCCCCCGCTGATCGCGAAAACCGCCCCTCGCCCGATGCCCTGCTGGCCGAAGCCCACCGGGAAGGCCGGGGCAAGCTGAAGATATTCCTGGGGGCGGCGCCGGGGGTGGGGAAAACCTACGCCATGCTTGAAGCCGCCCGCGAGCGGGCGCGCGATGGCGTCGACGTGGCGGTGGCGGTGGTCGAAACCCATGGCCGGCGCGAGACCGAGGCCCTGGTCCATGGCCTGGACGTCGTTCCCAAGCGCACGCTCGAGTATCGCGGCCGCGACTTCGAGGAAATGGACCTTGATGGCGTTCTCGCCCGCCGGCCGGCCCTGGCCCTGGTCGATGAGCTGGCCCATACCAACATCTCGGGCAGCCGCCATCTCAAGCGCTGGCAGGATGTCCAGGAACTGCTCGATGTCGGCATCGATGTTTACACCACCCTGAACGTCCAGCACCTGGAAAGCCTCAACGACGTGGTCGAGCGGATTTCCGGGGTGCGGGTCCGCGAAACCCTGCCCGATTCCGTTTTGCAGCAGGCCGACGAGATCAAGCTGATCGATCTGGCGCCCGAGGATCTGCTCAAACGCCTGGAGGAGGGCAAGGTCTATGTGCCCGATCAGGCGCGGCGGGCGGCCAACGCCTTCTTCTCGCGCGGCAATCTGACGGCGCTGCGCGAAATGGCCCTGCGTCAGGCGGCCGAGCGCGTCGACGCCCAGATGATCAGTTATATGCACGCCCACGCCATCCAGGGGCCCTGGCCGGCGCGCGAGCGGCTGATGGCCTGTATCGGCGATGATCTGGCGGCCGAAAGCGTCGTGCGGCTGGCGGCGCGTTCGGCCGAGCGCCGGCAGGCGCCGTGGATCGCCGTCTATATCGAAACCGCCCGCCACTTGTCGCTGTCGGAAGAGGTGAAGGACCGCATCGCCCGCGCCCTGCGTCTGGCCGAGGAACTGGGCGGCGAGGCGACGACGGTTCAGGGCGATGACGTGGTGGCCGAGGTCTTGTCTTTCGCCAAGGCCCGCAATATCACCCAGATCATCATCGGCCGCCCTCGGCGCCACCGTCAGCGCTGGTTTGGCGGCGGCGATACGGCCAAGGCCCTGCTCGCCCGGGCCGAGGCCTTCAATGTGACCGTCATCGGCCGCGAGAACGCCAGCCCCTCGCCGATCGCCCGCATCCGCCGCGACATGCCCAAGGACTGGCTTGGCTATGGATTGGCCACCCTGGCGGTCGCCCTGGCCACCGGTTTTAGCGTGCTGATCGACATGTGGATGCCCGTGCCCAACATCTCGGTCGCCTATCTGATGGCCGTGCTGCTGGTCGCCATGCGTCTTGGCCTCGCGCCGTCGATCTTCGCCTCGCTGCTCAGTTTCCTGATTTATTCGTTCCTGTTCACCGAGCCGCGGCTGACCCTGGCCATCACCGATTCCCATAACATCCTGACCATGGTGTTCTTCCTGGTCGCCGCGGTGATCGTGTCGAACCTGGGCAGTCGGCTGCGCGAGCAGGTTCAGGCGACCCGGCTGTCGGCCCGGCGCACCGGCACCCTTTATGATTTCAGCCGCAAGATCGCCGCCGCCGCCACCCAGGACGACGTGCTGTGGGCGGTGGTCCACCATGTGGCCTCGACCATTCACGGCCAGTCGCTGATCCTTTTGCCCGAAAACGACCGTTTGGCGATCAAGGCCGGCTATCCGCCCGAGGACACCCTGGACGACAAGGCCGCCGCCGCCGCCGAATGGGCTTGGACCCACGGCACCCGCGCCGGCGCCGGTTCGGCCACCCTGCCAACCTCGCCCTGGCTGTTCCTGCCGCTCAAAACCGTGCGCGGCCCGGTGGGGGTGATGGGGGTGCAGATGGCCGGCGCCGGCATTCCCCCGCCCAGCGAGGCCCGGTTGCTGGAAACCCTGGCCGATCAGGCGGCGGTGGCGATCGAACGCACCGCCCTGGTCGCCGATATCGAGGCGGCGCGGGTCGCCGGCGAGCGCGATCGCCTGCGCACCGCCTTGCTGTCGTCGTTGTCCCATGATCTGCGCACGCCGCTGGTCTCGATCATGGGCTCGGCCAGCGCCCTGGTGAACTACCAAGACACCCTGTCCGACGACGCCGAACGCGAATTGGCCCTGACCATCCAGGACGAGGCCGAGCGCCTGAACCGCTTCGTGCAGAACCTGCTCGATATGACCAAACTGGGCGCCGGCGCCCTCAAGCCCCGGATCGATTGGGCCGATTTCCGTGATATCGTCGGCGGCGCCCTTGAACGGGCCAAGCGGCTGATCGGTCAGCGCAAGGTGCGGATCGACCTCAGCGATGATTTTCCGCTGCTGTGCGTTGATTCCGTGCTGATGGAACAGGTGGTCTTCAACCTGATCGACAACGCCTGCAAATACACGCCGCCGGGCAGCGCCATCACCGTTTGGGGGCGGCCGCGCCGCGACAAGGTGGTGGTCGAGATCTGCGATCAGGGCCCGGGCATTCCCGAGGCCGACCGCGAGCAGGTGTTTGACATGTTCTACCGGGTCAAGGCCCAGGATGCCCAGATCGCCGGCACCGGCCTTGGTCTGGCCATCTGCCGGGGACTGGTCGAGGCCCATGGCGGAACGATCGCCGCCGAGCCCGGCATCAATGATTGCGGAACCTGCATCGTCATCACCTTGCCGCTGCTGGTCGAGCCCGAACTGCTTGGCGCCGAGGAGAAGGTTTGA
- a CDS encoding response regulator, translating to MAQKILVVDDEPQIRKFMRISLGANGYEVLEAETAEQGVMLATGMAPDLVVLDLGLPDLDGQDAISMIRTASAVPIIVLSVRSGETDKVEALDRGANDYVVKPFGIGELMARIRAALRPRAGSGEEGAGEVLTIGALVLDFARRVVTRGGDEVRLSRKEYDLLRLLAEKADHVLTHRQILRDIWGPAHVEDTAYLRVYVNQLRQKLEANPSEPRLIVTEPGVGYRLKRGE from the coding sequence ATGGCCCAGAAGATCCTGGTGGTCGATGACGAACCGCAGATCCGCAAATTCATGCGCATCAGCCTGGGGGCCAATGGCTATGAGGTCCTGGAGGCGGAAACCGCCGAACAGGGCGTGATGCTGGCGACGGGGATGGCGCCCGATCTGGTCGTTCTCGATCTCGGGCTGCCCGATCTTGATGGCCAGGACGCCATCAGCATGATCCGCACGGCCAGCGCCGTGCCGATCATCGTGCTTTCGGTGCGCTCGGGCGAAACCGATAAGGTCGAGGCCCTCGATCGCGGCGCCAACGATTATGTGGTCAAGCCCTTTGGCATCGGCGAGTTGATGGCGCGCATCCGCGCCGCCCTGCGCCCGCGCGCCGGTTCGGGCGAGGAGGGGGCGGGCGAGGTTCTGACCATCGGCGCCCTGGTGCTCGATTTCGCCCGCCGGGTGGTGACGCGCGGTGGCGACGAGGTGCGGCTGTCGCGCAAGGAATACGATCTGCTGCGCCTGCTGGCCGAAAAAGCCGATCACGTGCTGACCCACCGCCAGATCCTGCGCGACATCTGGGGCCCGGCCCATGTCGAGGATACGGCTTACCTGCGCGTCTACGTCAACCAACTGCGCCAGAAGCTCGAGGCCAACCCGTCGGAACCCCGGCTGATCGTGACCGAACCCGGGGTGGGCTATCGTTTGAAACGCGGCGAGTAG